The nucleotide window CTCACGAGTTGTGATTTATGATGAAATATGCTAGACCAGGAACCGAGAATAATGATACCGATTATGCTCATTATGTTAAAACAGATTGTGTTAAATATGTGTTCTTTGATCTTAATATTTCCTTATAAGGAACTCATGGTTTTGTGCTTAAAAGATGAATATTATGAATAttatgatgaacagtttgaataCCACGAAACATTTCAAATATGCTAAGTTTGATTCAAATTGTGCACAAaacagacaagaaaacatgtttagtggggatagtacactgttacatgaaaatgcaattctattggtcagtacattgcaggttctagaagaattgttgtgcacgtaatcacggttgcgagtcgcaacctttggttgctactcgagaccacatcaagtcttgtcgagatctcccggttgcgagtcgcaatcaacgcgtatcgaatccggttgcgagtcgtaaccactgctgctaagttggaaccgctagttgcgagtcgtaacctctggttgtgactcgtaaccaaaacgtgatgaaccgagaccttagttgcgagtcgtaacctcggttgcgagtcgcaaccacccttgtctcgactggactattttggtgttattgggctttgactgttgggctttctgttgactgggcggcatgtttgtcactgctgattatatgttagggctgacccaataacccaactgtttgtgtttcgcatgttatacgtgtttgctatatgtattgccatacgtgttcgctatgtgtttacttgtacccgacttgacccatatctggtaaccatgttaggacgtggtgaccaacgtacttgaccgggtaaaaatatctaccgagcaatccaaggtgagttcacaacttaaaagcatgcgtcccggtggtttgggacacgagactaaaacaaccctatccccttgaaaaggggataccatttacattccttccctagttactgggaacaaacttacttttctttcccttgtcattgggaaaccttttagttaattactgtttatacggaatgcaaccaaacgacactaaacgcaactctatcactcaagtccctactacataataccgattagtcgccggggccaggcgaacgggttattagttgatagcgctatttaggttttaccaacctcacaccgtgccatggtatgggatcggtcgtgaactaatgtactcaggcatccgtcaatgatgatagaacattgacatcggggcatcctgcggaaacgcaaacggttacctagtgttcggtattggaaaaacagtttagttgctaacttttggggtagctccccatggcatgtataaacggataaattaactggtgaaacaagtttttggtaattaaaactggacaactagtgaactcactcagcattattgttgacccccttactgcatgctttgcaggtggccagtgactggagcagctgcttgggatgtgtagtggtcgtctgcccgtgtgttgggcatttatcatgcttaccttatgaacattgtttaaaactgtttacttatgcttccgctacgtattactgtttgaacttgaaaccttaaactctgaacttgatatttgctaatcttatggttagtaagtattactttttgttatcaacttaattagtcagtataattggtggctggatcctggtcagtcacgccctcgaagcgggtgttatccgcaggtggattttgggggtgtgacaaatgtcTTCAAAACCAATTTTAGATTATTTACAATATCTTGATCAACAAATCACCTTTGAAGAGGCTAATATACAAATTTGCTTTACTAGAATAAATCAAATTAAAGAAAATTTTATGTTAAGTCATAAAACAAAATCtcttaatataaaaattattaagaaaaacatttttgCTTCTAAGCAAAAAATTATTGAGCTTAGAACTAAAAAAGCAATTATATCTATTACATGACTACTCTTTTAAAATTAGAGGAACTTGTTAAAGATTTAATTAGAAAGGTAGAAAGTCTTTCTACAAACGAAAATCTTGAGGCAACTGCCGCAAAAATCATCAAAGATGTTTCAGACAAaattgatgaaagaatggattcAAAAACTTTTATGCTTgaaaagcaaaaagaaaaaattaatCATGAAAAAAAGCTTTCAAAAGtattcatttccaaacttcaacgTTGGAAATCCATCTCTAGGAAGTTCTAAAAGTCTAAATGCATTATCATGGCCTTTTGGATCAATTTCAAATGACCAATAAAGGTCAAATGGAAAACCTTTTTAGAAATATAAATCTAGAGATCTCTAGACTTTATTTCTATCTAGAAAGAAATAATCAAAGACTAAaagataaaaataatattttatctTATGGGAAAAAATGAATTCTGTCCACTCCTTTAATTGGGAAAAAGAAGAAATTCATAAAACACATGATTTTGAATTAGCTTATTCAAATATAACTAATCCAAATTCAATTTATATCAAAGGAAAAATCTTTTTCAAAGGATATAAAGCAATCGCCATACATTGTTATGTAGACACGGGGGCAAGTCTTTGTTTAGCAAGCAAACACATAATTCCTAATGACCTATGGGAAAATACTCCCAAAGATATTAAGGTAATAGTTGCTAACAAGGAAGTCATTAAGTTAAATAAGGTTTGTAGGAATCTTGTCATCTATTTTTCTGGAGAACCATTTACCATTCCTACTATCTACCAACAAGATTCAGGTATGGATTTACTTCTAGGAAACAACTTCTGTCAACTTTATGGACCTTTCACTCAATGGTTAGACAGAATATCTTTTCATCTTAATCAAGAAATGATTTTGATTAAAAAGGTCACAAAGGCTTTTCAAATTGGAAAACCAAATTTTCTTGAATCCATGAAAAAAGATTCAAAGATAAAACAAATTCCTGGAACTAACATAGCTCGAGAAGTTATAAAAGCAGAAAGGATATTTTTAGTTGAAATACAAAAGTTTCAAAAAATTGAAGAACTACTTGAAAAAGTTTGTTCAGAAAATCCTATTTAtcctgaaaaatccaaaaaatggATGAAAGCATCAATAGAACTCATTGATCCTAAAACTGTTATCAGGGTAAAACCTATGAAATACAGTCCTCAGGACAGAGAAGAATTTAATAAACAAATTAAGGAATTACTTGATTTAAAATTAATTATTCCAAGTAAATCACCTCACATGTCTCCAGCATTCTTagttgaaaatgaagctgaaagAAGAAGAGGGAAAAAACGTATGGTTGTAAACTATAAAGCCATTAATGCTGCTACTAAAGGAGACAGCCATAATCTTCCTTGTATGCAGGAACTACTGACTCTTTTAAGAGGAAAAACCTATTTTTCCAGTTTCGATTGCAAAAATGGTTTTTGGCAGGTACTGTTAGATGAAGAATCTCAGCTACTAACCGCATTTACATGTCCAGATGGTCATTATCAATGGAAGGTAGTCCCTTTTGGATTAAAGCAAAATGCTTTAAGAGGTTTAGAAAATTACTGTACCGTCTACGTCGACGATATTATAGTTTTCTCAGACTCAGAAAATAAACATTACTTTCATGTTTTATCAGTTTTAAAAACAATTGAAAAATATGGAATCATTTTATCAAAAAAGAAAGctaatcttttcaaaacaaagatAAACTTTTTGGGTCTTGAAATAGATCAAGGGACTCATAGTCCACAAAAACATATCTTAGAGAATTTACACAAATTCCCAGATACTTTAGAAGATAAAAAACATCTTCAAAgatttttaggcattttaaccTATGCTGAAGGTTACATTCCTAAACTCGCAGAACTTAGGAAACCTTTACAGGTAAAATTAAAAAAGGACTACATATGGGAATGGAAACAATCCGATGTAGACTATATCAAAAAGATAAAGAAAAACCTAACCAGTTTTCCAAAACTTTATCTTCCaaaagaaaatgaatttttaatCATAGAAACAGACGCTTCTCATGATTATTGGGGAGGAGTTTTGAAGGCCAGAACAACCGAAAAAGAAGAAATATGTAAGTATACTTCTGGAAGCTTTAAACAAGCAGAAAAAAATTACCACAGTAATGAAAAAGAATTACTTGCGGTAAAAAATACTATTTCTAAATTTTCTATTTATCTCACTCCTGTAAAATTTCTAGTCAGGACAGATAATAAAAATTTTACTTATTTTCTGAAAACAAAAATTTCAGGAGATAACAAACAAGGTCGTCTTGTCAGATGACAAATGTGGTTTTCAAGATATTCTCTCGACATCGAGCATCTTGAATAAGATCTTCAAAATACGTAAACAAATACGTATTTCaaataatttttttctaaaaatagaaactTTTCATGCCTATTTAAGGAGCACATACCCTTCAAACTAAAGGCATCACCAATCACTTTCACAAAcagaaaaacttattttttgaaaaaatggaGAATTTAAAGGCTTTACGCCTAAAAGAAAAAATTCTTTTGATAGAACTAAAAGCTATTCGAGATCAGATAGCTCTCTATGACGAAAGTCTAGAAACAACTGCTAATTCAGAGCAGGAATCCGCAAGGAAACAATCTGAATCTATTCCCCCTCAAACGGCAAAGGGTAAAGAAATATCAAGTCCGTTCACTCCTGTTGCTTTGGAAAAAAGCAAAAATAGAGTAAATGAAGAACTAAAATCTTCATCTAGCCCAGAAGCAAACGGCTCTGGTAAAGGCACATCAAATCCGTTGATGGCTGACAGTTTGCCAAAAACTGAAAAGGTCTCTCTCAGACCAAGTTACTCCCAAGTCACACAAAAAccagaaaatcctaaaaataccAGATTTTATGTCATTTTTGATGGTGACCATAGAGGAATTTATGAAGATTGGGCCATAGTCAAAAATTATGTTGAAAAAACTGACTATCCATTCAAAAAATTTGGGTCGTTATTACAAGCCCAACAAGAAGCCACCCGATATTCAGCAACATGCGGGAAAAAAGAAATACCTTTAAAGGTAACCATTTTTTCTGAACCTTTGATACCCAAGAAAAAAGAAAGGGTTATTGAATTCAGAAACAACACTTTCTCAAAACCAACAAAAAttgaagagaaagaagaaaaagatatTATTTCTTTAGACGAATTCAGAGCAATCTGGTCAAAGGCTAGAGCCATAAGCCAAGACGATTTCGAGTTCGAACATATTTACACAGAAGACAAGGCTACTAAAAGTCTTATTATCTTTTGTCCAGGTGCAAACCCAGAACTAGTTTCTCTAGCATTCTCCGCTGGATTAGCAAAGTTCATCTACCCTTCTCCCAATTTACTtgaaataagtaatttatccgaAGGAATGAAGAAAGCCATCAAGAATTTTCGAAAGAAAATTGCTGCGGCAAGAGATGCAAACATCTTCATCAAGTGTACTTCTACACTCCCTGACTGGTACCAAGGAAAAACCTTTCCAAGCTACCATCATTTAGAAATTGGCATAGCCAAAGCAAGAACGGTCAATCCTTCAAGGGTGATAAAAGAAGACTATGAAGACTATGAAAAATGGTTACATATCAGGACCAAAGGATTTTTACAAATCCTAGAAAACCTACAGAAAATTAAAGTAGGAAGCTTTAACAAAGTAAATTATTGCAGCACTAACTGCATAATTACTAGCTATAGTGGAACTCCTCTACCACTACATGAAAAAGAAGCTTTAGAAAGGATGGAGCAACGCATCATCTTCAATAAAGTAGAAGCAGGCCCAGCCACTAAAGAACAACTTTGTCAAAAGTTGCAACGCACCTTTGAGAACCATCAGTGCGAATACTGCAAAGCATCTTCTTCAGAAGAAAACAAAAACCCCACTGAAAAAGACAGCTACTTTTCAGATGAGGACACTCGAGAACTGGACCCAACACATGGGTACATCGATTGAAAAAACGTCATCCATGACGATTGATTAAGGGCTATAATGGTCTTTTGTAAAATTCACTTCTATTATATAAAGAAGTTGAATTCCTTTAGTTTAGACATCGAATCCAATCCCCATCCCCTTCTCTCGTATCATTTTCCTTTTCCAACTTTTCCTTGGTAAACTAGTATGAGTGTTAGTGAGTAATCTCCTTGCTAAAGGAGAATATTATGTAAATATCAAGAAGTTCTTCCTTAGGGAAGAACAGTTATGAATAAATATCAGTTTCCTTTTTATCCCTTTGTTTATCTTTAAAGATTTTTGCAAAACCTGGAGCCCTGGAGCCATAAAAAGTACCGTTTAGGCAGGAGGCCGTGTAGGGAAGAATTGGTTGGGTTGGTCACTTGGAAAAATCAACTTAAAGATTTACCTAGTCGGAAAAAGAGGAAAGGTATGGTTTATTCTAACTGTTAAATTACTTCgaaatatttatattaatatctCCTTAAGCATTTTTATAAacaactgtttttacaaacaaacacaaataaaatcGATTAACCAATATCGAAATCAAATGATTTATactatcaaacgaatgattcttGAAATCAAAAATTTAGTCAATAAAAGACTACAAAAATGGATATAGAATTGCTATTTCCAAATCAATTCATCGACAAATTAACTCAAATTTGTCAATTCAAATTTGTCATCTATCGATTAGTATGGAATCTTTGGACAATTTTGAACGATTGTTTGATTGAACAAAAAAGTCAACATATGATGACTATGATAGTAATCAAGAAATTACTACAACTATTTGCTAGTAACCAAAAAATTACTACGACCATTGGTGTAGTAAAATTAAAAATTGCTAGAACCATTCCGCTactggtatcagagccttgtTGCTCTTTTTTAAAAAATAAGGTGTTATTTCTAAAAAATTAATGGAAAATAACAGTTTATTTAAAAACGATTCAGATGAGTCTGAAGAAATAACTGAAGTTATAAACTTTAGTGAAAACGAAAGAGGTTTTGTATCAGATTACATGATTAATTCTGATCAATTAACAAAAATTAGCAAGCTTAAATTCAAGCTTGacgcaaaacaagtttttaatcaaccaaaaactttacaAAGTTTAGTTTCTAGAGCCTTTtctagaaaaaaataaaatattttattgttttaacaCTAAAGAACTTTCAGTTGACATAAACAATACCTCGGGTGAAGTTTATTTGCCACTCTTAACAAAGGGTGAAATAGCAAAAAAGCTTTTACATATTAAACCAGAGTTGAGAAAGTCTCTCAATATGGTACATATAGGAGCGGTTAAAATCCTCCTAAAAGCACAGTTTAGAGATGGAATTAATTTTCCTATAAAAATGGCCCTTGTTGATAACAGAATTATCAATAGGCAAGACGCTCTTCTTGGAGCAATTCAAGGAAATTTAGCATATGGTAAATTTATGTTTACTGTCTATCCTAAATTTGCTTTACATCGAGATTCAAAAGATTTCGACAAAACTTTAAGTTTTATACATCAGTGTGAAAGAACTGATCTTATGGAACCAGGTAATAAAGTATTTACGATTAATTATTTAGTCTCATATGCTTTAACAAATAGCACTCATTCAATTGAGtacaaagaaaaagaaagcaTAGCAATTGAGGATATATTCTCAGATATTGGAATTGTTGAAGGCAGTAAATTCGCTGAGCCATCACAATTACAAGAAAACTGGGCAATTGATATTGTAcgaaataaacaagttttagtaTCAAAACCTAGACACAGTTATGCTGGAAGCTCTTTACAAATAAGAGAATCAAGTAACACTGAACAATTAATACGTTCTTTGTCTGAAAGAATTGATGGGTATGGTAGAATCTTAAAAGGAGTTATTGGAGAATAATGTCTTCAAAACCAATTTTAGATTATTTACAATATCTTGATCAACAAATCACCTTTGAAGAGGCTAATATACAAATTTGCTTTACTAGAATAAATCAAATTAAAGAAAATTTTATGTTAAGTCATAAAACAAAATCtcttaatataaaaattattaagaaaaacatttttgCTTCTAAGCAAAAAATTATTGAGCTTAGAACTAAAAAAGCAATTATATCTATAACATGACTACTCTTTTAAAATTAGAGGAACTTGTTAAAGATTTAATTAGAAAGGTAGAAAGTCTTTCTACAAACGAAAATC belongs to Helianthus annuus cultivar XRQ/B chromosome 5, HanXRQr2.0-SUNRISE, whole genome shotgun sequence and includes:
- the LOC110941563 gene encoding uncharacterized protein LOC110941563 isoform X1, coding for MENLKALRLKEKILLIELKAIRDQIALYDESLETTANSEQESARKQSESIPPQTAKGKEISSPFTPVALEKSKNRVNEELKSSSSPEANGSGKGTSNPLMADSLPKTEKVSLRPSYSQVTQKPENPKNTRFYVIFDGDHRGIYEDWAIVKNYVEKTDYPFKKFGSLLQAQQEATRYSATCGKKEIPLKVTIFSEPLIPKKKERVIEFRNNTFSKPTKIEEKEEKDIISLDEFRAIWSKARAISQDDFEFEHIYTEDKATKSLIIFCPGANPELVSLAFSAGLAKFIYPSPNLLEISNLSEGMKKAIKNFRKKIAAARDANIFIKCTSTLPDWYQGKTFPSYHHLEIGIAKARTVNPSRVIKEDYEDYEKWLHIRTKGFLQILENLQKIKVGSFNKVNYCSTNCIITSYSGTPLPLHEKEALERMEQRIIFNKVEAGPATKEQLCQKLQRTFENHQCEYCKASSSEENKNPTEKDSYFSDEDTRELDPTHGYID